The proteins below come from a single Rosa rugosa chromosome 2, drRosRugo1.1, whole genome shotgun sequence genomic window:
- the LOC133733811 gene encoding small ribosomal subunit protein mS75 produces the protein MQNLHRLISRLSSTSICKSTTTTGFLGEKSNASLGNNGVEACKLISSRFFSFQSGGDGQNDGNSGWDKPAAGTFGNNASDNLGWDSTSSWSLGLTKEHFDGEVVGRRTSGDETPQSAVISGLQEIEDRIKELEAENRKSKRFVDGWGERLKEISVLMKQVREPGARGSYLKDSEKAEMYWLHKENPDVYTVERLAKDYRIMRQRVHAILWLKELQEEEEKKLGRPLDDSVELLLDSFPEFFNSHDREFHVASLPYKPDFKVMPEGWDGTTRDLDEVHYEISKKEDEMLYQEFVQRMNFNKMKMRGEVFHHKYSRRRSADGWNFTVEKMGPKGKRGGGGGWKFVSLPNGSSRPLNEKEKMYVKRETPRHRRKILP, from the exons ATGCAGAATCTGCACCGTCTTATATCTCGTCTTTCCTCAACTTCAATCTGCAAAAGCACGACTACGACAGGGTTTCTGGGGGAGAAGAGCAACGCCAGTTTGGGGAACAATGGTGTTGAAGCTTGTAAGCTTATCAGCTCccgatttttttcttttcaatctgGTGGTGATGGGCAAAATGATGGTAACAGTGGGTGGGATAAACCTGCGGCGGGAACATTTGGCAATAATGCATCAGATAATTTGGGGTGGGATTCTACATCCTCGTGGTCGCTTGGACTGACCAAGGAGCATTTTGATGGGGAGGTGGTGGGGCGACGAACGAGCGGAGATGAGACTCCCCAGTCTGCAGTCATCTCTGGTTTGCAAGAGATTGAGGATAGAATAAAGGAATTGGAGGCAGAGAACCGGAAAAGTAAGAGATTTGTTGATGGATGGGGAGAGAGATTGAAAGAGATAAGTGTGCTGATGAAGCAAGTGCGTGAACCGGGTGCAAGAGGGTCTTATCTCAAGGACTCGGAAAAGGCTGAGATGTATTGGTTGCACAAGGAAAACCCTGATGTTTACACTGTTGAGCGCCTGGCCAAGGATTATAGGATTATGAGGCAGAGAGTGCATGCCATTCTTTGGCTGAAGGAGCTtcaggaggaagaggagaagaagCTTGGTCGTCCCTTAGATGATTCTGTTGAGCTCCTGCTTGACAGCTTTCCTGA ATTTTTCAATTCCCATGACCGTGAATTCCATGTTGCATCACTTCCTTACAAACCTGACTTCAAGGTTATGCCAGAGGGTTGGGATGGTACCACCAGAGATTTGGATGAAGTCCACTATGAGATCTCCAAGAAGGAAGATGAGATGCTGTATCAAGAATTTGTCCAGAGGATGAACTTCAACAAAATGAAA ATGAGAGGAGAGGTTTTCCACCACAAGTATAGTCGTCGTCGCTCTGCAGATGGGTGGAATTTCACGGTGGAGAAAATGGGACCCAAAGGAAAGCGTGGAGGTGGCGGTGGCTGGAAGTTTGTCAGCCTGCCAAATGGTTCGAGCCGACCGCTGaatgaaaaagagaaaatgtaTGTGAAACGAGAAACTCCACGCCATCGACGCAAGATCCTTCCATGA
- the LOC133733359 gene encoding molybdopterin biosynthesis protein CNX1-like, protein MMAETKPAMLSAEEALEIVLRVIQRLPPVTVPLHDALGKVLAEDIRAGDPLPPFPASIKDGYAVVASDGPGEYPVVGEARAGSDGIGVTVTPGTVAYVTTGGPIPDFADAVVQVEDTEQVHVHSHESKRVRILVQTSKGVDIRPVGCDIEKDDVVLISGQRIGAAEIGILATVGRTMVKVYPTPKIGVLSTGDELVEPTTGCLSRGQIRDSNRAMIMAASLQHHCEVSDFGITRDDEEGLENIIDTVISAGIDILLTSGGVSMGDKDFVKPLLHKRGTVHFSKVWMKPGKPLTFAEINSEPADKMRMRKLFAFGLPGNPVSCLVCFHLFVVPTIRFLAGWADPLPFRVQARLLQPVKTDPVRPEFHSAIVRWELNKGLGNPGFVAESTGHQRSSKILSMKSANALLELPATGSVMPAGTSVSAIIISDISTAAINKTSSSPGPASHIERFRTQELSVAESPDAEFRVSILTVSDTVASGAGPDRSGPRAVSVVTSCSERLGGAKIVSTAVVPDDVSKIKDVLQRWSDIENMDLILTLGGTGFTPRDVTPEATKELIEKETPGLLLVMMQESLKVTPFAMLSRAAAGIRGSTLIINMPGNPNAVAECMEALLPALKHGLKQIKGDKREKHPRHVPHAQAASMDTWEQSYKLASGTGKDSSGCSCCH, encoded by the exons ATGATGGCGGAGACCAAACCCGCAATGCTCTCCGCGGAGGAGGCTCTGGAAATAGTTCTGAGAGTTATCCAGCGGCTGCCACCTGTCACGGTGCCCCTCCACGATGCCCTCGGGAAGGTCTTGGCCGAGGACATTCGCGCCGGCGACCCTCTGCCTCCTTTCCCTGCATCCATCAAG gATGGATATGCAGTGGTAGCTTCAGACGGGCCTGGAGAGTATCCTGTAGTTGGTGAGGCAAGAGCCGGTAGCGATGGAATCGGCGTCACTGTCACCCCTGGGACTGTGGCATATGTTACTACTGGAG GACCGATACCTGATTTTGCTGATGCAGTTGTACAAGTTGAGGACACTGAACAGGTGCATGTGCATTCACATGAATCAAAGCGAGTGAGAATACTGGTACAGACGAGCAAAGGAGTTGATATCCGTCCAGTG GGATGTGACATTGAGAAGGATGATGTAGTATTGATATCTGGACAAAGAATTGGTGCTGCAGAAATTGGTATACTTGCTACTGTTGGAAGGACAATGGTGAAG GTATATCCCACTCCAAAAATCGGTGTACTTTCCACGGGAGATGAACTTGTAGAGCCAACGACAGGTTGTCTGAGTCGCGGCCAG ATCAGGGACTCCAACCGTGCTATGATAATGGCAGCTTCACTACAGCATCATTGTGAAGTTAGTGATTTCGGCATAACTAGAGATGATGAAGAAGGACTCGAAAATATCATAGATACTGTCATTTCTGCTGGAATTGATATTCTTCTCACCTCTGGAGGTGTTTCTATGGGAGATAAGGACTTTGTCAAACCACTGTTGCATAAGAGAGGGACAGTGCATTTCAGTAAG GTGTGGATGAAACCAGGGAAACCCTTGACTTTCGCGGAGATCAATTCTGAACCAGCAGATAAAATGAGAATGAGAAAACTTTTTGCGTTTGGGCTGCCTGGAAATCCAGTTAGCTGTCTTGTCTGCTTCCATCTATTTGTGGTACCAACCATCCGCTTTCTTGCTGGATGGGCAGACCCTTTGCCTTTCAG AGTGCAAGCTCGCCTTCTCCAGCCTGTAAAGACAGATCCAGTCCGTCCAGAATTCCATTCTGCTATCGTCAGATGGGAGTTAAATAAGGGATTGGGTAATCCTGG CTTTGTTGCGGAGAGTACTGGCCACCAGAGAAGCAGTAAGATTTTAAGTATGAAGTCTGCTAATGCGTTGTTGGAGTTGCCTGCAACAGGCAGTGTAATGCCCGCTGGGACGTCTGTGTCAGCCATTATTATTTCCGATATAAGTACTGCTGCTATTAATAAAACTTCCTCATCCCCGGGTCCAGCTTCTCATATAGAAAGATTTAGAACACAAGAATTATCCGTAGCTGAGTCTCCCGATGCTGAGTTTAGAGTATCTATTCTTACCGTGAGTGATACTGTTGCATCCGGGGCCGGGCCGGATAGGAG TGGTCCAAGGGCAGTTTCTGTTGTAACTTCTTGTTCAGAAAGGTTGGGAGGAGCCAAGATTGTTTCAACGGCTGTGGTACCAGATGATGTAAGCAAAATTAAGGATGTTCTGCAGAGATGGAGTGATATCGAGAATATGGATCTCATCCTCACCCTTG GTGGCACTGGATTTACCCCCCGAGATGTAACTCCAGAAGCAACCAAAGAGTTGATTGAGAAAGAAACACCTGGTCTTCTTCTTGTCATGATGCAAGAGAGTTTAAAG GTGACACCATTTGCTATGCTCTCCCGTGCTGCAGCAGGAATAAGAGGGTCAACATTG ATCATCAACATGCCGGGGAATCCAAATGCGGTTGCTGAGTGCATGGAGGCTTTGTTGCCTGCCCTCAAGCATGGATTAAAGCAGATAAAGGGAGATAAGAGAGAAAAACATCCTCGACATGTCCCTCATGCGCAAGCTGCGTCCATGGATACTTGGGAGCAGAGTTATAAGTTGGCCTCGGGTACTGGTAAAGACTCGTCTGGTTGTTCTTGTTGCCATTAA